From Caretta caretta isolate rCarCar2 chromosome 3, rCarCar1.hap1, whole genome shotgun sequence, a single genomic window includes:
- the LATS1 gene encoding serine/threonine-protein kinase LATS1 isoform X3 has product MKRSEKPEGYRQMRPKTFPASNYTGSSRQMLQEIRESLRNLPKPSDAAKVEHNMGKMSAEDPRQGRNPTKFVTYHKALQEIRNSLLPFANETSPSARGTSEINRQMLQDLQAAGFDEDMVVRALRQTNSRSIEAAIEFISKMSYQDPRREQMAAAAARPVNAAGSVQQSINRKQSWKGSKESLVPPRHGPPLGDSVAYRSESPSSQSDVGRPLSGSGLAAFAQAHPGNGQRVNPPPPPQVRSVTPPPPPPRGQTPPPRGTTPPPPSWEPNAQTKRYSGSMEYMISRISPVPPGAWQDGYPPPPMNPSPISSSTQGQRGINSVPLGRQPIIMQSSANSKFSFPSGRAGMQNGNCQTDFMVHQNVVSGNSVNRQPPPPYPISATNRQSPTALQMQAGGSVPPSAYTNGNIPQSMIVPNRNSHNMELYNINLPGIPMSWSQPSSAPPQSPPGSGHEIPTWQPNIPVRSNSFNNPHGNRQSHSSSSQPSATTVTAITPAPIQQPVKSMRVLKPELQTALAPTHPSWMSQPMQAVQPVPFSESPSTNMAVMSPVTEAPNYQGPPPPYPKHLLHQNPSVSPYETGTKPNKEDHPSLPKEEESEKNNECIDGTDKEKKQITTSPVPVRKNKRDEERRESRIQSYSPQAFKFFMEQHVENILKSHQQRLHRKKQLENEMMRVGLSQDAQDQMRKMLCQKESNYIRLKRAKMDKSMFVKIKTLGIGAFGEVCLARKVDTNALYATKTLRKKDVLLRNQVAHVKAERDILAEADNEWVVRLYYSFQDKDNLYFVMDYIPGGDMMSLLIRMGVFPENLARFYIAELTCAVESVHKMGFIHRDIKPDNILIDRDGHIKLTDFGLCTGFRWTHDSKYYQSGDHSRQDSMDFSNEWGDPANCRCGDRLKPLERRAARQHQRCLAHSLVGTPNYIAPEVLLRTGYTQLCDWWSVGVILFEMLVGQPPFLAQTPLETQMKVINWQTALHIPPQAKLTPEASDLIIKLCRGPEDRLGKNGTDEIKAHPFFKAIDFSSDLRQQTASYVPKITHPTDTSNFDPVDPDKLWCDDDKDGNVNDTLNGWYKNGKHPEHAFYEFTFRRFFDDNGYPYNYPKPIEYEYNNPQNLEQQSDDDDEQAGKGVQNRDLVYV; this is encoded by the exons ATGAAGAGAAGTGAGAAGCCGGAAGGATATAGACAAATGAGGCCTAAGACTTTTCCTGCTAGTAACTACACTGGCAGCAGCCGGCAAATGTTACAAGAAATACGAGAGAGTCTTAGGAATTTGCCTAAGCCCTCAGATGCTGCTAAGGTTGAACACAATATGGGTAAGATGTCAGCTGAAGATCCCAGACAAGGCCGAAATCCCACCAAATTTGTGACGTACCATAAAGCTTTGCAAGAAATTCGAAACTCCCTGCTGCCTTTTGCAAACGAAAccagcccctctgccaggggAACATCTGAAATCAATCGACAAATGCTGCAAGACTTACAGGCTGCTGGGTTTGATGAG GATATGGTTGTACGAGCTCTTAGGCAAACTAACAGCCGTAGTATAGAAGCAGCAATTGAATTCATAAGTAAAATGAGCTACCAAGATCCTCGTCGGGAGCAgatggctgcagcagcagccagaccTGTTAATGCAG CAGGTAGTGTGCAGCAATCAATTAACCGTAAACAGAGCTGGAAAGGTTCTAAAGAGTCCTTGGTACCTCCAAGACATGGCCCTCCATTGGGAGATAGTGTAGCTTATCGTTCAGAAAGTCCAAGTTCTCAGTCGGATGTAGGAAGGCCCTTATCTGGTTCTGGATTAGCAGCATTTGCTCAGGCTCATCCTGGCAATGGACAAAGAGTGAATCCACCACCTCCACCACAAGTAAGGAGTGTtactccccctcctccacctccaagAGGGCAGACTCCTCCACCAAGAGGAACAactccaccacctccttcctgggAACCAAATGCTCAAACAAAACGTTATTCTGGAAGCATGGAATATATGATTTCTCGCATTTCTCCAGTACCACCAGGAGCATGGCAGGATGGCTATCCGCCCCCACCAATGAATCCGTCACCCATAAGTTCTTCTACGCAGGGACAAAGAGGCATTAATTCTGTTCCACTTGGTAGGCAACCAATAATCATGCAGAGTTCTGCCAATAGCAAGTTTAGTTTTCCATCAGGAAGAGCTGGAATGCAAAATGGCAATTGTCAGACTGATTTCATGGTTCATCAGAATGTTGTATCTGGGAACTCGGTCAATCGTCAGCCACCCCCTCCGTACCCAATATCCGCAACTAACAGGCAAAGTCCTACAGCATTGCAGATGCAAGCAGGAGGATCTGTTCCTCCTTCAGCATACACCAATGGAAACATTCCTCAGTCCATGATCGTGCCAAATAGAAACAGCCATAACATGGAACTTTACAATATAAATCTACCTGGAATACCAATGTCCTGGTCACAGCCTTCATCTGCTCCGCCCCAATCACCACCTGGCAGTGGACATGAAATCCCTACATGGCAACCCAACATTCCAGTAAGATCAAATTCTTTCAATAACCCTCATGGAAATAGACAGAGTCACTCTAGCAGTTCTCAGCCTTCAGCCACCACAGTAACAGCTATAACCCCAGCTCCCATTCAGCAGCCAGTAAAAAGTATGCGAGTATTAAAGCCAGAGCTGCAGACTGCCTTAGCACCAACTCATCCTTCTTGGATGTCACAGCCAATGCAAGCTGTCCAACCAGTCCCCTTCTCTGAGAGTCCATCTACTAACATGGCAGTTATGTCACCTGTTACAGAAGCTCCAAATTACCAAGGTCCTCCACCACCTTATCCAAAACACTTGCTACACCAGAATCCATCCGTCAGTCCATATGAGACAGGAACCAAACCTAACAAAGAAGATCATCCCAGTTTACCTAAGGAAGAAGAGAGTGAAAAGAATAATGAATGTATTGATGGgacagataaagaaaaaaaacaaataacaaCCTCACCTGTTCCTGTTAGGAAAAATAAGAGAGATGAAGAGCGAAGGGAGTCTCGCATTCAGAGCTATTCTCCTCAGGCCTTTAAATTCTTCATGGAGCAACATGTGGAAAACATACTCAAGTCTCATCAGCAACGATTGCATCGCAAGAAACAACTAGAGAATGAAATGATGCGG GTTGGGTTGTCCCAAGATGCCCAGGATCAAATGAGAAAAATGCTGTGCCAGAAGGAGTCTAACTACATTCGTCTCAAAAGGGCTAAAATGGACAAATCAATGTTTGTAAAAATTAAGACTCTTGGGATTGGGGCATTTGGAGAGGTCTGCCTAGCAAGGAAAGTGGACACTAATGCTTTATATGCAACAAAAACCCTGCGGAAGAAAGATGTGCTGCTTCGGAACCAAGTTGCTCATGTTAAAGCTGAGCGGGATATCCTTGCAGAGGCTGACAATGAGTGGGTGGTTCGCCTGTACTATTCATTCCAAGATAAGGACAATTTGTACTTTGTAATGGATTACATTCCAGGAGGTGATATGATGAGCCTGTTAATTAGAATGGGGGTCTTCCCAGAAAATCTGGCACGGTTCTATATAGCAGAGCTGACCTGTGCAGTTGAAAGTGTTCACAAGATGGGCTTCATTCACAGAGACATTAAACCTGATAACATTTTGATTGATCGTGATGGTCATATTAAACTGACTGACTTCGGGCTTTGTACAGGTTTTCGATGGACGCATGATTCCAAATACTATCAAAGTG GTGACCATTCACGTCAAGACAGCATGGATTTTAGTAATGAATGGGGTGATCCAGCAAACTGCAGATGTGGAGACAGGCTTAAGCCACTTGAGCGTAGGGCAGCACGGCAGCATCAACGTTGTTTGGCACATTCACTTGTTGGCACACCTAATTATATTGCACCAGAAGTACTCTTACGAACAG GATATACACAACTGTGCGATTGGTGGAGTGTTGGAGTAATTCTCTTTGAAATGTTGGTGGGGCAGCCTCCCTTTCTGGCAcaaaccccactggaaacacaaatGAAG gttaTAAATTGGCAAACAGCTCTTCACATTCCACCTCAAGCTAAATTGACTCCAGAGGCTTCTGACCTTATTATCAAACTCTGCCGAGGGCCAGAAGACCGCTTAGGCAAGAATGGTACAGATGAAATAAAAGCTCATCCATTTTTTAAAGCTATTGATTTTTCAAGTGATCTACGACAGCAGACTGCTTCATATGTTCCTAAAATTACACATCCCACAGACACATCCAATTTTGACCCAGTTGATCCAGATAAGTTATGGTGTGATGATGATAAGGACGGAAATGTAAATGACACACTTAATGGGTGGTACAAAAATGGGAAACATCCTGAACATGCTTTTTATGAGTTCACATTTCGAAGGTTTTTTGATGACAATGGCTACCCTTACAACTACCCAAAACCCATTGAATATGAATACAATAATCCACAAAACTTGGAGCAGCaatcagatgatgatgatgagcagGCAGGCAAAGGGGTTCAAAATCGTGATCTAGTTTATGTTTAG
- the LATS1 gene encoding serine/threonine-protein kinase LATS1 isoform X4 produces the protein MKRSEKPEGYRQMRPKTFPASNYTGSSRQMLQEIRESLRNLPKPSDAAKVEHNMGKMSAEDPRQGRNPTKFVTYHKALQEIRNSLLPFANETSPSARGTSEINRQMLQDLQAAGFDEDMVVRALRQTNSRSIEAAIEFISKMSYQDPRREQMAAAAARPVNAGSVQQSINRKQSWKGSKESLVPPRHGPPLGDSVAYRSESPSSQSDVGRPLSGSGLAAFAQAHPGNGQRVNPPPPPQVRSVTPPPPPPRGQTPPPRGTTPPPPSWEPNAQTKRYSGSMEYMISRISPVPPGAWQDGYPPPPMNPSPISSSTQGQRGINSVPLGRQPIIMQSSANSKFSFPSGRAGMQNGNCQTDFMVHQNVVSGNSVNRQPPPPYPISATNRQSPTALQMQAGGSVPPSAYTNGNIPQSMIVPNRNSHNMELYNINLPGIPMSWSQPSSAPPQSPPGSGHEIPTWQPNIPVRSNSFNNPHGNRQSHSSSSQPSATTVTAITPAPIQQPVKSMRVLKPELQTALAPTHPSWMSQPMQAVQPVPFSESPSTNMAVMSPVTEAPNYQGPPPPYPKHLLHQNPSVSPYETGTKPNKEDHPSLPKEEESEKNNECIDGTDKEKKQITTSPVPVRKNKRDEERRESRIQSYSPQAFKFFMEQHVENILKSHQQRLHRKKQLENEMMRVGLSQDAQDQMRKMLCQKESNYIRLKRAKMDKSMFVKIKTLGIGAFGEVCLARKVDTNALYATKTLRKKDVLLRNQVAHVKAERDILAEADNEWVVRLYYSFQDKDNLYFVMDYIPGGDMMSLLIRMGVFPENLARFYIAELTCAVESVHKMGFIHRDIKPDNILIDRDGHIKLTDFGLCTGFRWTHDSKYYQSGDHSRQDSMDFSNEWGDPANCRCGDRLKPLERRAARQHQRCLAHSLVGTPNYIAPEVLLRTGYTQLCDWWSVGVILFEMLVGQPPFLAQTPLETQMKVINWQTALHIPPQAKLTPEASDLIIKLCRGPEDRLGKNGTDEIKAHPFFKAIDFSSDLRQQTASYVPKITHPTDTSNFDPVDPDKLWCDDDKDGNVNDTLNGWYKNGKHPEHAFYEFTFRRFFDDNGYPYNYPKPIEYEYNNPQNLEQQSDDDDEQAGKGVQNRDLVYV, from the exons ATGAAGAGAAGTGAGAAGCCGGAAGGATATAGACAAATGAGGCCTAAGACTTTTCCTGCTAGTAACTACACTGGCAGCAGCCGGCAAATGTTACAAGAAATACGAGAGAGTCTTAGGAATTTGCCTAAGCCCTCAGATGCTGCTAAGGTTGAACACAATATGGGTAAGATGTCAGCTGAAGATCCCAGACAAGGCCGAAATCCCACCAAATTTGTGACGTACCATAAAGCTTTGCAAGAAATTCGAAACTCCCTGCTGCCTTTTGCAAACGAAAccagcccctctgccaggggAACATCTGAAATCAATCGACAAATGCTGCAAGACTTACAGGCTGCTGGGTTTGATGAG GATATGGTTGTACGAGCTCTTAGGCAAACTAACAGCCGTAGTATAGAAGCAGCAATTGAATTCATAAGTAAAATGAGCTACCAAGATCCTCGTCGGGAGCAgatggctgcagcagcagccagaccTGTTAATGCAG GTAGTGTGCAGCAATCAATTAACCGTAAACAGAGCTGGAAAGGTTCTAAAGAGTCCTTGGTACCTCCAAGACATGGCCCTCCATTGGGAGATAGTGTAGCTTATCGTTCAGAAAGTCCAAGTTCTCAGTCGGATGTAGGAAGGCCCTTATCTGGTTCTGGATTAGCAGCATTTGCTCAGGCTCATCCTGGCAATGGACAAAGAGTGAATCCACCACCTCCACCACAAGTAAGGAGTGTtactccccctcctccacctccaagAGGGCAGACTCCTCCACCAAGAGGAACAactccaccacctccttcctgggAACCAAATGCTCAAACAAAACGTTATTCTGGAAGCATGGAATATATGATTTCTCGCATTTCTCCAGTACCACCAGGAGCATGGCAGGATGGCTATCCGCCCCCACCAATGAATCCGTCACCCATAAGTTCTTCTACGCAGGGACAAAGAGGCATTAATTCTGTTCCACTTGGTAGGCAACCAATAATCATGCAGAGTTCTGCCAATAGCAAGTTTAGTTTTCCATCAGGAAGAGCTGGAATGCAAAATGGCAATTGTCAGACTGATTTCATGGTTCATCAGAATGTTGTATCTGGGAACTCGGTCAATCGTCAGCCACCCCCTCCGTACCCAATATCCGCAACTAACAGGCAAAGTCCTACAGCATTGCAGATGCAAGCAGGAGGATCTGTTCCTCCTTCAGCATACACCAATGGAAACATTCCTCAGTCCATGATCGTGCCAAATAGAAACAGCCATAACATGGAACTTTACAATATAAATCTACCTGGAATACCAATGTCCTGGTCACAGCCTTCATCTGCTCCGCCCCAATCACCACCTGGCAGTGGACATGAAATCCCTACATGGCAACCCAACATTCCAGTAAGATCAAATTCTTTCAATAACCCTCATGGAAATAGACAGAGTCACTCTAGCAGTTCTCAGCCTTCAGCCACCACAGTAACAGCTATAACCCCAGCTCCCATTCAGCAGCCAGTAAAAAGTATGCGAGTATTAAAGCCAGAGCTGCAGACTGCCTTAGCACCAACTCATCCTTCTTGGATGTCACAGCCAATGCAAGCTGTCCAACCAGTCCCCTTCTCTGAGAGTCCATCTACTAACATGGCAGTTATGTCACCTGTTACAGAAGCTCCAAATTACCAAGGTCCTCCACCACCTTATCCAAAACACTTGCTACACCAGAATCCATCCGTCAGTCCATATGAGACAGGAACCAAACCTAACAAAGAAGATCATCCCAGTTTACCTAAGGAAGAAGAGAGTGAAAAGAATAATGAATGTATTGATGGgacagataaagaaaaaaaacaaataacaaCCTCACCTGTTCCTGTTAGGAAAAATAAGAGAGATGAAGAGCGAAGGGAGTCTCGCATTCAGAGCTATTCTCCTCAGGCCTTTAAATTCTTCATGGAGCAACATGTGGAAAACATACTCAAGTCTCATCAGCAACGATTGCATCGCAAGAAACAACTAGAGAATGAAATGATGCGG GTTGGGTTGTCCCAAGATGCCCAGGATCAAATGAGAAAAATGCTGTGCCAGAAGGAGTCTAACTACATTCGTCTCAAAAGGGCTAAAATGGACAAATCAATGTTTGTAAAAATTAAGACTCTTGGGATTGGGGCATTTGGAGAGGTCTGCCTAGCAAGGAAAGTGGACACTAATGCTTTATATGCAACAAAAACCCTGCGGAAGAAAGATGTGCTGCTTCGGAACCAAGTTGCTCATGTTAAAGCTGAGCGGGATATCCTTGCAGAGGCTGACAATGAGTGGGTGGTTCGCCTGTACTATTCATTCCAAGATAAGGACAATTTGTACTTTGTAATGGATTACATTCCAGGAGGTGATATGATGAGCCTGTTAATTAGAATGGGGGTCTTCCCAGAAAATCTGGCACGGTTCTATATAGCAGAGCTGACCTGTGCAGTTGAAAGTGTTCACAAGATGGGCTTCATTCACAGAGACATTAAACCTGATAACATTTTGATTGATCGTGATGGTCATATTAAACTGACTGACTTCGGGCTTTGTACAGGTTTTCGATGGACGCATGATTCCAAATACTATCAAAGTG GTGACCATTCACGTCAAGACAGCATGGATTTTAGTAATGAATGGGGTGATCCAGCAAACTGCAGATGTGGAGACAGGCTTAAGCCACTTGAGCGTAGGGCAGCACGGCAGCATCAACGTTGTTTGGCACATTCACTTGTTGGCACACCTAATTATATTGCACCAGAAGTACTCTTACGAACAG GATATACACAACTGTGCGATTGGTGGAGTGTTGGAGTAATTCTCTTTGAAATGTTGGTGGGGCAGCCTCCCTTTCTGGCAcaaaccccactggaaacacaaatGAAG gttaTAAATTGGCAAACAGCTCTTCACATTCCACCTCAAGCTAAATTGACTCCAGAGGCTTCTGACCTTATTATCAAACTCTGCCGAGGGCCAGAAGACCGCTTAGGCAAGAATGGTACAGATGAAATAAAAGCTCATCCATTTTTTAAAGCTATTGATTTTTCAAGTGATCTACGACAGCAGACTGCTTCATATGTTCCTAAAATTACACATCCCACAGACACATCCAATTTTGACCCAGTTGATCCAGATAAGTTATGGTGTGATGATGATAAGGACGGAAATGTAAATGACACACTTAATGGGTGGTACAAAAATGGGAAACATCCTGAACATGCTTTTTATGAGTTCACATTTCGAAGGTTTTTTGATGACAATGGCTACCCTTACAACTACCCAAAACCCATTGAATATGAATACAATAATCCACAAAACTTGGAGCAGCaatcagatgatgatgatgagcagGCAGGCAAAGGGGTTCAAAATCGTGATCTAGTTTATGTTTAG
- the LATS1 gene encoding serine/threonine-protein kinase LATS1 isoform X1: MKRSEKPEGYRQMRPKTFPASNYTGSSRQMLQEIRESLRNLPKPSDAAKVEHNMGKMSAEDPRQGRNPTKFVTYHKALQEIRNSLLPFANETSPSARGTSEINRQMLQDLQAAGFDEDMVVRALRQTNSRSIEAAIEFISKMSYQDPRREQMAAAAARPVNAGMKPPAGSVQQSINRKQSWKGSKESLVPPRHGPPLGDSVAYRSESPSSQSDVGRPLSGSGLAAFAQAHPGNGQRVNPPPPPQVRSVTPPPPPPRGQTPPPRGTTPPPPSWEPNAQTKRYSGSMEYMISRISPVPPGAWQDGYPPPPMNPSPISSSTQGQRGINSVPLGRQPIIMQSSANSKFSFPSGRAGMQNGNCQTDFMVHQNVVSGNSVNRQPPPPYPISATNRQSPTALQMQAGGSVPPSAYTNGNIPQSMIVPNRNSHNMELYNINLPGIPMSWSQPSSAPPQSPPGSGHEIPTWQPNIPVRSNSFNNPHGNRQSHSSSSQPSATTVTAITPAPIQQPVKSMRVLKPELQTALAPTHPSWMSQPMQAVQPVPFSESPSTNMAVMSPVTEAPNYQGPPPPYPKHLLHQNPSVSPYETGTKPNKEDHPSLPKEEESEKNNECIDGTDKEKKQITTSPVPVRKNKRDEERRESRIQSYSPQAFKFFMEQHVENILKSHQQRLHRKKQLENEMMRVGLSQDAQDQMRKMLCQKESNYIRLKRAKMDKSMFVKIKTLGIGAFGEVCLARKVDTNALYATKTLRKKDVLLRNQVAHVKAERDILAEADNEWVVRLYYSFQDKDNLYFVMDYIPGGDMMSLLIRMGVFPENLARFYIAELTCAVESVHKMGFIHRDIKPDNILIDRDGHIKLTDFGLCTGFRWTHDSKYYQSGDHSRQDSMDFSNEWGDPANCRCGDRLKPLERRAARQHQRCLAHSLVGTPNYIAPEVLLRTGYTQLCDWWSVGVILFEMLVGQPPFLAQTPLETQMKVINWQTALHIPPQAKLTPEASDLIIKLCRGPEDRLGKNGTDEIKAHPFFKAIDFSSDLRQQTASYVPKITHPTDTSNFDPVDPDKLWCDDDKDGNVNDTLNGWYKNGKHPEHAFYEFTFRRFFDDNGYPYNYPKPIEYEYNNPQNLEQQSDDDDEQAGKGVQNRDLVYV, from the exons ATGAAGAGAAGTGAGAAGCCGGAAGGATATAGACAAATGAGGCCTAAGACTTTTCCTGCTAGTAACTACACTGGCAGCAGCCGGCAAATGTTACAAGAAATACGAGAGAGTCTTAGGAATTTGCCTAAGCCCTCAGATGCTGCTAAGGTTGAACACAATATGGGTAAGATGTCAGCTGAAGATCCCAGACAAGGCCGAAATCCCACCAAATTTGTGACGTACCATAAAGCTTTGCAAGAAATTCGAAACTCCCTGCTGCCTTTTGCAAACGAAAccagcccctctgccaggggAACATCTGAAATCAATCGACAAATGCTGCAAGACTTACAGGCTGCTGGGTTTGATGAG GATATGGTTGTACGAGCTCTTAGGCAAACTAACAGCCGTAGTATAGAAGCAGCAATTGAATTCATAAGTAAAATGAGCTACCAAGATCCTCGTCGGGAGCAgatggctgcagcagcagccagaccTGTTAATGCAGGTATGAAACCACCAG CAGGTAGTGTGCAGCAATCAATTAACCGTAAACAGAGCTGGAAAGGTTCTAAAGAGTCCTTGGTACCTCCAAGACATGGCCCTCCATTGGGAGATAGTGTAGCTTATCGTTCAGAAAGTCCAAGTTCTCAGTCGGATGTAGGAAGGCCCTTATCTGGTTCTGGATTAGCAGCATTTGCTCAGGCTCATCCTGGCAATGGACAAAGAGTGAATCCACCACCTCCACCACAAGTAAGGAGTGTtactccccctcctccacctccaagAGGGCAGACTCCTCCACCAAGAGGAACAactccaccacctccttcctgggAACCAAATGCTCAAACAAAACGTTATTCTGGAAGCATGGAATATATGATTTCTCGCATTTCTCCAGTACCACCAGGAGCATGGCAGGATGGCTATCCGCCCCCACCAATGAATCCGTCACCCATAAGTTCTTCTACGCAGGGACAAAGAGGCATTAATTCTGTTCCACTTGGTAGGCAACCAATAATCATGCAGAGTTCTGCCAATAGCAAGTTTAGTTTTCCATCAGGAAGAGCTGGAATGCAAAATGGCAATTGTCAGACTGATTTCATGGTTCATCAGAATGTTGTATCTGGGAACTCGGTCAATCGTCAGCCACCCCCTCCGTACCCAATATCCGCAACTAACAGGCAAAGTCCTACAGCATTGCAGATGCAAGCAGGAGGATCTGTTCCTCCTTCAGCATACACCAATGGAAACATTCCTCAGTCCATGATCGTGCCAAATAGAAACAGCCATAACATGGAACTTTACAATATAAATCTACCTGGAATACCAATGTCCTGGTCACAGCCTTCATCTGCTCCGCCCCAATCACCACCTGGCAGTGGACATGAAATCCCTACATGGCAACCCAACATTCCAGTAAGATCAAATTCTTTCAATAACCCTCATGGAAATAGACAGAGTCACTCTAGCAGTTCTCAGCCTTCAGCCACCACAGTAACAGCTATAACCCCAGCTCCCATTCAGCAGCCAGTAAAAAGTATGCGAGTATTAAAGCCAGAGCTGCAGACTGCCTTAGCACCAACTCATCCTTCTTGGATGTCACAGCCAATGCAAGCTGTCCAACCAGTCCCCTTCTCTGAGAGTCCATCTACTAACATGGCAGTTATGTCACCTGTTACAGAAGCTCCAAATTACCAAGGTCCTCCACCACCTTATCCAAAACACTTGCTACACCAGAATCCATCCGTCAGTCCATATGAGACAGGAACCAAACCTAACAAAGAAGATCATCCCAGTTTACCTAAGGAAGAAGAGAGTGAAAAGAATAATGAATGTATTGATGGgacagataaagaaaaaaaacaaataacaaCCTCACCTGTTCCTGTTAGGAAAAATAAGAGAGATGAAGAGCGAAGGGAGTCTCGCATTCAGAGCTATTCTCCTCAGGCCTTTAAATTCTTCATGGAGCAACATGTGGAAAACATACTCAAGTCTCATCAGCAACGATTGCATCGCAAGAAACAACTAGAGAATGAAATGATGCGG GTTGGGTTGTCCCAAGATGCCCAGGATCAAATGAGAAAAATGCTGTGCCAGAAGGAGTCTAACTACATTCGTCTCAAAAGGGCTAAAATGGACAAATCAATGTTTGTAAAAATTAAGACTCTTGGGATTGGGGCATTTGGAGAGGTCTGCCTAGCAAGGAAAGTGGACACTAATGCTTTATATGCAACAAAAACCCTGCGGAAGAAAGATGTGCTGCTTCGGAACCAAGTTGCTCATGTTAAAGCTGAGCGGGATATCCTTGCAGAGGCTGACAATGAGTGGGTGGTTCGCCTGTACTATTCATTCCAAGATAAGGACAATTTGTACTTTGTAATGGATTACATTCCAGGAGGTGATATGATGAGCCTGTTAATTAGAATGGGGGTCTTCCCAGAAAATCTGGCACGGTTCTATATAGCAGAGCTGACCTGTGCAGTTGAAAGTGTTCACAAGATGGGCTTCATTCACAGAGACATTAAACCTGATAACATTTTGATTGATCGTGATGGTCATATTAAACTGACTGACTTCGGGCTTTGTACAGGTTTTCGATGGACGCATGATTCCAAATACTATCAAAGTG GTGACCATTCACGTCAAGACAGCATGGATTTTAGTAATGAATGGGGTGATCCAGCAAACTGCAGATGTGGAGACAGGCTTAAGCCACTTGAGCGTAGGGCAGCACGGCAGCATCAACGTTGTTTGGCACATTCACTTGTTGGCACACCTAATTATATTGCACCAGAAGTACTCTTACGAACAG GATATACACAACTGTGCGATTGGTGGAGTGTTGGAGTAATTCTCTTTGAAATGTTGGTGGGGCAGCCTCCCTTTCTGGCAcaaaccccactggaaacacaaatGAAG gttaTAAATTGGCAAACAGCTCTTCACATTCCACCTCAAGCTAAATTGACTCCAGAGGCTTCTGACCTTATTATCAAACTCTGCCGAGGGCCAGAAGACCGCTTAGGCAAGAATGGTACAGATGAAATAAAAGCTCATCCATTTTTTAAAGCTATTGATTTTTCAAGTGATCTACGACAGCAGACTGCTTCATATGTTCCTAAAATTACACATCCCACAGACACATCCAATTTTGACCCAGTTGATCCAGATAAGTTATGGTGTGATGATGATAAGGACGGAAATGTAAATGACACACTTAATGGGTGGTACAAAAATGGGAAACATCCTGAACATGCTTTTTATGAGTTCACATTTCGAAGGTTTTTTGATGACAATGGCTACCCTTACAACTACCCAAAACCCATTGAATATGAATACAATAATCCACAAAACTTGGAGCAGCaatcagatgatgatgatgagcagGCAGGCAAAGGGGTTCAAAATCGTGATCTAGTTTATGTTTAG